A segment of the Necator americanus strain Aroian chromosome IV, whole genome shotgun sequence genome:
TCGCTGATAAGGGGGTGGAACGCGGAGAAAactcgagaagaaaaagtgcgcTGATGTGAGAAGGATACTCGAAACATCCATTACTACAACAGGTTTTTCGTCGGCTCCCATCGTTTGTATTTCCAATTACACCTTTAGTTCATTAGAGAAAACAGTTGCATTGTTGAAAAATAGATGTCCTTACACCGAACGTTAAGAACAcaatgaaaaaggagaaaaacacaCCTTCTCAGCAAAACAAGTGCATGTTGTGCACAACGACGCTCAATAGTGAAAAAGGGCAATTTTTCGAAGTTTCTCATACCGTCATTAGTACTGGTTCTAGGCtatcttcttttcaattcaatgCCCAATTCTTCAAACAAAAGAATCAGCTTTAAAAGGTACTGTAGGGGACTGTAAAGCACTTCCTGCCATAtccaataaagaaaatatcggGGCGCGTTTCTTAGATTTcacttattatttcttatatgGTCGACCAAAATCTTTTATACTTGAGAAGAGGGAAGACTACTTGTCAGCCACACGTGGTCACAACGGCAGAGGTTCAAGCATGCGATCTTGTGATAGCCTCACAGCCACTGCTCAAGAATTTGCGAAATCTATACTTCTTCAAAGTGCAGGTCACTAAATCACAAACAATAGGTTCTTGAAAACTGACATATTCTCAAATATCTGTAATGGAGTAAAAAGTAGTTAACAGCAGCTATTCTGTTAACAGCTCTTTGAAATTCTACGACTTTCTTGTAAAAGCTTCCAAAACatataaaagaataataattatatttataaacAGCGTGAAACATAACCTCGCATAATATCACAGCAAAGAATCCATCAATAACAAGAACTGCTAAACGCAGGCGTAAAGTGGAATGAGACCACGAGAATTAAACAATCACgatgttttctttgcaaacaCCTGATATTCACTAgaaatcatttcaaaatagaaatatgccagaaaaaagaggaaatgagtACAACTAAACATTGCATTCAGAAGTGGGAATATATGTGGATATCGCAAGGGAGGAGTGAGAGTCCATTCAGCTATGCAAACTGCTATTGCGCTTATGCAGGACAGGTGGTAGaacaaaaatgactgaaaTATTGATACTTTCAGAACTGCGTGTATGACGAGAACAAATGGAAGCAAACCAGTTTTCCAGGAACGTTCACAATCAAGGAAGTCATGAAGTAGTAAGCTGCGAAGAGGGCCAGTAGTATGCCAGTACCGTCCTTTAAGCACAATGAGAACATGCTGGAATATCACATTTCACACACATTCCGCAACCCAAATCTCTCAAAGTCTCTCCCATTACTTCTAAAGCACAGTTCAGCAAGAAATCTGCATGGAGGCTCACCTAGTACTAGTAATATGCAGGATCCAGACAACTGCTAGCGGATATTCAGGAAGCAGCAGCATAGCAGGTCTAAAAATATCATTCCCTTCATAAGACAAGAAGTGTTAAGACGACTCACATCGCTACAAGGAGTATTGACTTCTCATGCACTTGGaatgaaaacaggaagaaggaAAGGGATGATATAAGAAGGCTTAGTTTGAGGTTTTTCGTTGTAGAGCgtaaaaataggagaaataaTGAAGGCATGGCGACCAGCAAGACGGATATTGCGCTGAAAAAGATGCATACATATGAGATATGACATACAAAGTGCTCAGAAATAACCAGACACGGGTACTTCATATGCGAATATCCCGAATTCAATTGCAATAGGGTGAGAAGAGATCCTAACCTTATTTTGACTTGTGTTTCCAGTGAAAAATACTTATTAAGGCGAAGAATAAACGAAAAAGCGCACCAAACACTGGCTACTTTGTCCTAAAAGTAGAAGTAACAATACTTGTACGGgagggaaaaaagtaaagcatTGCAGACGCTAACAGTTAGCACAATAAGAAGTGTGCCCAATGGTCGCAACTGCAATTCACAACTGGGGTAACCACggtagaaaagaaatacatgGTAAAGATGGAGACTATTGCTACGACAATTTACCTCGTACAGCCCACGGTAGAATGGGAAAATTCGTCGTAGGACAGCTAAAACAGACTGAAAGCCGTTGAGAATGAAAGGCAACCATAGAACAGCGAACGAAACCAATACTACTATCGCCACTTTCAAAAGGGATCCAAAGCTAAATACAGTGCATTTCAGCAAACTAGAGAAAATAATCATTCAAGAAAAGACAAGAATGCCTACTCGCCTTTCTATAACATTTGATCGGAGTGGTCTCTTAAGAGATCTCGAAAGTATGAACACGAATATAGGCAAAGCATGATACAACTCCATTTGCTTATAGTTTAAAGCCAGAACAAACGATATAGAGCCGAAGAGATGGCGTTGATTTTTGAGGAACAGGAACGACATCAAAAATAATCCAAGCGAAACACAGTTGTACCTTGAGAACAGAATCCCAAtccatgaacaaaaaaagtttcttatCATATACGTGAGTTAAACTTATATAAGGTTTGATATTCCTAAAGGGTACATAAGCAACATTGTTGTTGGGTGGAAGTCAGGAGGAACaatgttaatttttcaaaataaaaaaatcgtaCTGAAAATGGGCGTTATCCATAGCCAATAGTCCTGGGTACAATAAAGTCAAGGCAAGGATAGAGTTCTGAAAaatgcttacttttttctagcTTCCTATGTATTTTCagtattcaaaagaaattctaaaatgTTCTGACCGGGAATagagtttttgattttgcctCTCGGAAAACGAAGAACAAAATAGCAGGTGCATACAGAATatggaatggaagaaaaacggTGAGTCGCATAAACATTTTGTGAGTTGGAGTTTGTATTCCCCTGGAGGTGTGTAATGCTACCCAGGATGGGTCAATGATGTTCGCCCTGAAATCTATCGTTCGTACAGCGAGAACCATACATAGGCACTGAGAGAAGAAGTGATAAAAAAGAATCCCACTCACGTAAAGCCCATGACATAGCTGTGGTAAGCGGTAAGTGGGGGATAATCAAGCCCCCAATAAAAAAGATCGTTATTGGTCCCATTGACATACCTACAACACCGTAAAAcggattttaaaaaacctgAACTTAATTTTCCCATAAGTATTGAACTGATGTTTTGATAAGTATTAAACTGATGTTTTGATAAATAAACTTCTAgtaacttccagaaatttcacaaCAAACCATTTTTGAACTGGCAAGTGGTAGGTGATCTCCATCCAATGTCTCTGCGCTTCGAAATCACCGAATATCGGTGGTTTCCCTTCTCCTGAATAGTTTTCTTAATGGATTATTTCGGGGCCCGAAGTAGAACAGATATTTAGAAATCGAGAATTCGCTCTTCTAGCTCAATACCATCAAAATATATGACGGGTTCTTCTCATCATTTCAACAAAGTGAGGAGAAAACTCGCCCGAATAACTTCCTACAGCTAATATCGCTTGCACCAAGGCGACTAaagataaaacaaagaaaatgaataaccATTTCGAATCGGAGTGTATCTTTGTGATAAGTGCAGCCGGCTTCTAAATGGAATAAAGTACGCAAGAGCTTTCAGTAATGAAAATCGTGGAAAGGGATAATTTACCTGTATCCTCTCAGCAATACTGCTAGTTTTCGAATACGGACGGAATCCTTTTGATTCCTCATCCTCCAATTCAAAATACTTTGGATTCAAGTGAAATTTCCAGCTATCCATCATCTACTAAAATAATCTTAAACAAGGCACGAACTCACTACATGGACAGAATCGCACTCTACACCACTATTTTCTAGTTGTCCAGTCATTAACTGACGTATTTCCTGTTGTTCTCCTCATATATCCGAAGTACATGTTACATTGAGCAGCAGCATCACTTAGATTTAAAAACAGATTGAAACGAAGAACCACACGAATcgaaataagcaaaaagacGTCAATTTCGGTATATTGTGTGCGTATCACACCAATTTCTATCACTTTCTAACAACTGTTAGACTCGTTGTGAGGCCTGCCTTACCAAGTGAATGATCGCTTCTTCGTTGATAGCCATGAATTCGCACTCAAATTCTTCGAATGTTCAGAATATGACGCCTACCGCTGAGCCTGTGGACGAGATCAATTCGCTAACTATTAGcggcaaaaagaagaaacgaattGCTGGTCGATGTGACATGGAACTAGGCGATGTGACACCACACAACGTCAAACAGCTGAAGACGTTGAACTCCTGTATTCTGCCAGTGCCCTATAATGCGAAATTCTATGCCAATGTCGTTGCCGACGGCGAAATGTCAAAGCTGGCGTACGTCAACGATATAGTCGTGGGCGCTGTTTGTTGCCGTATAGATGAATACGAAGGGAAGCGATCCCTTTACATTATGACTCTTGGGACTTTAGCACCTTATCGACAGTTGGGCGTTGGAAATATGCTGCTCAATTATGTATTCTCACTAACTGCTAAGGATCCGACCATTGAAAATATCTTCCTTCACGTCCAGACTAGCAACGAAACGGCGCTCAACTTTTATAAGAATCGCGGATTTGAACAGGTAcactttttcttgattttcttccaTCATTTGGTAGTTTCGAATGGGTGTAATTTGGTGTTATACGGAAAGAGTAGGGCTTAAAATAGTTGCTTCTGTTGGAAACGATGGATATTGTTAGTATGAATCGAAAAAGGTTAGAGCACTGAGAAGATATGAAGCTTGGAGGTTTGGACGATGAGAGGTGGTATGTTGTGTACTGTGTgtgggagattttttttttaaaaagaagttcGGGCATCAATTAGGTGGTCACTTGGGAGTAAATTTATGTGATTGGAGTAGTAAGAGAAAGGAACAAAGTGAACTTGAGAATATTTCCGAATTATAGTTTACATACACCCACTtattgatttcattattttttgaattttattttgtttgccCGCATACTTTTACATTTAAGCCTGTATAATCGGGtgaaaactacatgaagctgAATTTGCCCGATCCGCAAGGACTTGTCCGCGATTAGGATTTAGTCAAACAAATAACTGTGCTCTTTACATATCATATCTTCTTGCCTTTTCTGCTCATATAACTTTGACTTGAATGAGAAGTTGTAGACGTTCAAAGTTACAGGTCACTATGAAACTGCAAATGTTTTGTTCTTCAGGTTGGAGTAGAAGAGAATTACTACAAACATGTTGAGCCGAAAGATGCGTACACGATGGTAAAAAGGATTAAGACGTGAAGTAGGAGATTTTGTTTATATGCCAATCTTCTCTCCTCTTGTCAATCCTTAGTCATTTAATACTCCGTTGATGTCGGGTTCCAGTTGCCGTTGCtagatattgattttttaattacaAGTGCTAGTTGTTCAAAACGTGATTACGAACCATTGTACTTCTCAGAGATTTGATATTTCCTGTTGAAATTGttacttgttttttgaaactcgatatttctgtttcttctaaTAAATATGGAATGATTTAGTAGTTCTCTCCATTTTTCTCAACCACATGATATTGAAGGCAAGCGCACAACCATTTGTGGGTTAGTTTAGTTTTTAACACTAATGCCTCAAAAGAGGTTTTTATGGTGCGAAATTGGACTCGCCAGTATTAAGTAGTGCTCATCATATTCAGTAATTGAAGGTGTATACTGTAACTGGTTAATTTTCAGAGTGTTTGGCTTTTGCCTCTTAGACCTCCCTTCTTAGTTTTGTCGTGATTGTGTGTTATTTTTAcctgtattattttttctttcctagaCGTAAAGTTGGTGACTCTTGAGACTCTTGAGTCCATAATTGGGATCATGTACGAGTATGATCTACATTTCCAATCTGCTCTGAAGTTTATTTTCATAGCTTTTGCTTATAATCACTATAGTTTTGACCGATTTAGGCGTAAGTATGGCGTCTTCTGCTATGGAAAGTTGATAGGTCGCTGTTGTTTTCCGTTTCTGAGATAACTATAACCAGGTCCAAATGAGTCTAATGCGTGATTTTTGTTcaacttacttacttacttacttgatcggcgggctgatgtcattgTTTGACGCgattcgccgaggtgtgccgtccttgaacatagctctgctcaaccttctcgatcttctgcgagagcttacATAGAATCAATCCTTTCGTCGCTATTACATaatctgcgaaaccttacgtctcccctgaactgcctatccacgccgagtgtcatCAGCTCCTCTTTCACCATCTTAATCCAGAACTTCcattttcggccaggtggcttttttccagctcgaacccgacaaactcctcagaactcgttgaacaaggcgatctgccggtctcctcgatatatgaccaaagaaccgaagacgatttactttagccactttcgatggcggtgcaagatgttgatgttttccacgtgtcatccgccggtataccacatcaatttctgcgtaaagatcttcattgtgacataccctaggccaaaagtagccaagtagccgtctaagcagctttagTTCCgcgcagtcaagcctctccataaccgttgatggtgctgcccaagtctccgacccgtacatcatgatggggcgaattgcggataggtagactcgcagcttgacttcgttggtgatggtgGTCGACCACAGGAATTTTGTTAAGGAGTTCAATGCTTAGACGGTATTAGCGCATCGTTGCTGAACATCTTTCTCGTTGCTGCCGTTGCTCTTCAGCGTACATCCcaagtaacagaactcatcgacgagttctaccGGTtctccgtccaccctgatttccgttcgaggtctcgaggagatccacatctgcttgcatttatcagggcgcagacgtagtccataggctgcagccagcttcgatacaaagttgacaacatgttgaagttttgtaatgctttccgcgaatataataacatagtcagcgtactcgagatcggtcaaggagCGTCCTTATAgtgctagaatgatatcggcaggacactgatctgctgttcttcgcataatgtcgtcgacgTCGAAATTGAACAGGGATCATTCTGCCACTGTCCCTTgccttactccagttaccacctcaaacggtgttgtacatccggctggcgttcgaactgctgcagttgttcgttgattcatgtcatcaagcaagcgaacgaactttcctggtactctaTCGGCGCGGATCGCGTTGAGAAGACCGCCTCGATAAGGAGAGTCGAAatcggcttcaaagtccaggaaCGCTAGTTGCactggcttcgaataccgctgccagatttcgatcactcttctGACGATTAACACCTGGTCAATTGTAGATCGGcaaggacgaaagccagcttgctcgtcgcgcgttgtttcttcgcgatgcttagtgagtcggtccaggataatacgctccaacatcttgtacataacacgcagcaaagaaattcttcgaTAATTcatagggtccgtgacggataacttcttgtggaggggaattatgatagcgtatCTCCatgagtcaggtatcctttcctctatccatattgaacgagtgatctttgtcatctcacgaatcccagacagaggaagatatttcagcatttctgtgctaatcccgtcgtcttcaccagattttccatttttcatcttttggatacagaccagaacatcagtcggtggttcctcgttaaccgcatatgtcgaacgtgctcgagttcaggagctgacggtgcttgcccgttcagcaaggtcttgaagtgatccatCCAAactggaagggttgcttcacggACAGCCACTCCATTGGCATTGTtaaggacaggagaacattttttttattttgccgctatactgtttagTAAAGCATatgctttccgcgggttcttgtccccccacgccttttcaaactccatcgccCTTGATGTCCACTCGCTATCGTGGTGTTGTTGGAGTTGACGACGCAAACTTCCTTCTAAAACGCTTTTcttggttgaagtcaccagtgctgcgcgatacatacagaattgtacgtggaatTTGTTTCCGCaaatgcaaaggcaaacttctccCGCGGCAATAGAAACGGTATCGTTTCCCTTGTAGCGTCCTGGATGATTTTTGTGGagtccgcatcgctaagcttcttcctggtccgtactccaacatgaatagacacacgttggcggaatttggttctgcattcttcgtctttcagacctgccatgtcaattttcggttgaagaggaactcttcggtttcttttgtggaaccgtatcttgaaggtgagaagaactggactgGTGTCAGAGTCGAAcacgacgtcccaaacagctctagattttcggatttctgactgaggaatgttcctcgccagaacgtagtcgagctgaaacgtaagagtcctcatcttccgcttgcgttgctcttcaggcgttagaagggttgacccctgccacgtgagctgattgcgtcgatgattcctcttaaacgtggaagctatgatgaggcccgtctgttcgcataaGTCGatcagacggtcaccgttgtccgacgtccgctccgctggataatatcattttcctagcacataggattgctgttcgagtctcatattcgcatttgcgtcgattccgacaatgaccacctgctggcttggtattttagacatcaacgcattgagttcatcatagaaggcgttaATGTTGTCCTCGGCAgattccgtaggtgcgtgagcacttagtTTACGGAGacccagagtttacgtcctctgcgatcccacAGTCgcagaaaggcgcatctagactaTGTTAAgtcaaattcctccaccaggttgttgtaatcgttcctcacagctatcgcgcagccacctactttgttctcatcagcatcgccgcagtatatggtgtaattttcgatgctgatgacgggccggtccctcatgcgtgtttcctgcagtgcagcaaaacacaaaaggcacacagagatatcgcagaagtctggatagagtgGCTtattggagttcactcgatagtgttcggcagttcagacgaaacgaatggttgttgctaaagattccatgctcccttcaggcagttgaccttttgggttatgggctttggcggtgtgctggacgacagcacctttccgcaatgtatgggaatctttcgccatataacggtgcaggttatatagctcgtacgttcccaatgcgtacactcgaacgcctgattgcgtttagttaaagcagggccaccacgtgcaggtagcaatcagactcgtatacgcagCCCCGGACTCAGGCGAAATGCATTAATCTTTGCTAGATCAGTCGCCATAATTGCAAAGACAAAGGATGTTTGGGAAAAAAGGATGTGAGTTATCTAAAGAGGGACTCGGAGGTGAACTACGCACTGACGAGCCTAAACTCTTGGGTTGAAACTTAAAGGATAacggataaagtttctggcgttaatcaatccgcttgggatgcgcccccacgctcacttcaattcagaatcgtttgaggttaacgaacgtgtatctggcctatacaatgacttgcggtggctagccgatgtgtcaagtcagtgtttttatcctcccagacaagtctggtaccaatttatcgactccggagggatgaaaggcttggtgagcactagggcggattcgaacctccgatcgattgtgcagtaagcggaatctctaaccgctacactacacccgccccgggGGTGTAGtttagcggttagaggttccgctccctTTAGAGGGTTGAAACTTATCTAAAATAATGAAACCCAAAGGTTCGTGCTGCATCCATATCGTCCAGAAGAGATAGTAATCGTCGACTACTTACTGCTAAACCATTATTGCTATACCTAAGAAATGCTCGACATTAAAAACCACAACTTATTTATGCAAAATCCTAGTTCACTCGCAAACTCATAAGCAATGAAAACTCGTTCGGTGGTGCGGTCTTTGGTTCCATCCGCCGGTCCCGCGACGATTGGCTGCGGCCACAACTCCGCGGCCGTGCTCTGATTGTTGGTCTTCGTTTGTCGATATTTTCTCACTCTAGTTTCCATTACTTTTCTAAATGTTCCGGCGTTCGTATAATTTCTAACTGTTGGGATCCATTAGGGTTTGCTTAAATTCTTTTCCTCAACTGCCTTGGAAACCAAatactttcaatttttgctgAGGTTTTGAATGGTTTTGAGCTGTTCCTTGTAGTGGAATttgttgcttctttttttgcagcggctttttttttgtgctgtcAGTTAACAATTTGGGAAAAGAATTATACTCCTTGTGAAAAGTGTCGTTTTCAGGTTTAAACAACATATGAAATAGAATTTGATTTTCTGGGTTCTAAAATTAGCTTATGGCTATTATTGTTACTGCACTTGATGTGAGGTCTGCCTGGTTTGcaggagcttttttttttcgagcgcTCTTAGAAGCTTCTTATACCTTTTTCTAGGtgattcctgtttttttctcatttaggTACTGCCTTTCTGCTTTCCTTTGCGATAGTTTATAGTTGAATTGCTCAATTTTGGGGGAAATATAGTTGAACGcactaacttactttttttttctcttagtaatttTGCATAGACAGCGTgacatagatcctctaagactaatgcttaggttttagggccccgatttgattattgatttaattatttacttcgagaaataaggccGCTACTGTGTGGgcccccaactacactttaccccaATTTTGTTagactttctttctctttaatTTGATGGGAAGCAAGATTTCCTTTATTCctgttttctcaatttttctgaCTCTGTCTCATTAATTAAGGGTCAGACCGTAGTTTATAAGAAATCAAAATGGGCATCTCCGACAATGACGTGCAGAAGCAACTCCGCCACATGATGGCTTTCATC
Coding sequences within it:
- a CDS encoding hypothetical protein (NECATOR_CHRIV.G14749.T3), with translation MTGQLENSGVECDSVHVDEESKGFRPYSKTSSIAERIQKPAALITKIHSDSKWLFIFFVLSLVALVQAILAVGSYSGEGKPPIFGDFEAQRHWMEITYHLPVQKWYVNGTNNDLFYWGLDYPPLTAYHSYVMGFTANIIDPSWVALHTSRGIQTPTHKMFMRLTVFLPFHILYAPAILFFVFREAKSKTLFPNSILALTLLYPGLLAMDNAHFQYNCVSLGLFLMSFLFLKNQRHLFGSISFVLALNYKQMELYHALPIFVFILSRSLKRPLRSNVIESFGSLLKVAIVVLVSFAVLWLPFILNGFQSVLAVLRRIFPFYRGLYEDKVASVWCAFSFILRLNKYFSLETQVKISAISVLLVAMPSLFLLFLRSTTKNLKLSLLISSLSFFLFSFQVHEKSILLVAIPAMLLLPEYPLAVVWILHITSTSMFSLCLKDGTGILLALFAAYYFMTSLIVNVPGKLSFLFYHLSCISAIAVCIAEWTLTPPLRYPHIFPLLNAITSTNDGMRNFEKLPFFTIERRCAQHALVLLRRMSVLEQLKKVTTVVADTGDFNAIREFKPTDATTNPSLILAASKMEKYAPLMKEAITYAKEKSAGKTPEQVLELAMDRLFVVFGKEILNVIPGRVSTEVDARLSFDADASVVKALSLIDQYEKLGISKERILIKLASTWEGIQAAKILESKHGVHCNMTLLFNFEQAVACAEANVTLISPFVGRIMDWFVKNTDKKKYDRHDDPGVQSVTRIYNYYKKYGYKTQVMAASFRNTEEIKGLMGCDLLTISPGLLHQLSEDKEAVPVALKCSESAGKDIPRITVDEKSFRWALNEDAMASEKLAEGIRNFAKDARALENIVKTML
- a CDS encoding hypothetical protein (NECATOR_CHRIV.G14753.T2), with the protein product MRDRPVISIENYTIYCGDADENKRNHRRNQLTWQGSTLLTPEEQRKRKMRTLTFQLDYVLARNIPQSEIRKSRAVWDVVFDSDTSPVLLTFKIRFHKRNRRVPLQPKIDMAGLKDEECRTKFRQRVSIHVGVRTRKKLSDADSTKIIQDATRETIPFLLPREKFAFAFAETNSTYNSVCIAQHW
- a CDS encoding hypothetical protein (NECATOR_CHRIV.G14750.T2); the protein is MTPTAEPVDEINSLTISGKKKKRIAGRCDMELGDVTPHNVKQLKTLNSCILPVPYNAKFYANVVADGEMSKLAYVNDIVVGAVCCRIDEYEGKRSLYIMTLGTLAPYRQLGVGNMLLNYVFSLTAKDPTIENIFLHVQTSNETALNFYKNRGFEQVGVEENYYKHVEPKDAYTMVKRIKT
- a CDS encoding hypothetical protein (NECATOR_CHRIV.G14751.T1), encoding MMYGSETWAAPSTVMERLDCAELKLLRRLLGYFWPRVCHNEDLYAEIDVVYRRMTRGKHQHLAPPSKVAKVNRLRFFGHISRRPADRLVQRVLRSLSGSSWKKATWPKMEVLD
- a CDS encoding hypothetical protein (NECATOR_CHRIV.G14749.T2); protein product: MMDSWKFHLNPKYFELEDEESKGFRPYSKTSSIAERIQKPAALITKIHSDSKWLFIFFVLSLVALVQAILAVGSYSGEGKPPIFGDFEAQRHWMEITYHLPVQKWYVNGTNNDLFYWGLDYPPLTAYHSYVMGFTANIIDPSWVALHTSRGIQTPTHKMFMRLTVFLPFHILYAPAILFFVFREAKSKTLFPNSILALTLLYPGLLAMDNAHFQYNCVSLGLFLMSFLFLKNQRHLFGSISFVLALNYKQMELYHALPIFVFILSRSLKRPLRSNVIESFGSLLKVAIVVLVSFAVLWLPFILNGFQSVLAVLRRIFPFYRGLYEDKVASVWCAFSFILRLNKYFSLETQVKISAISVLLVAMPSLFLLFLRSTTKNLKLSLLISSLSFFLFSFQVHEKSILLVAIPAMLLLPEYPLAVVWILHITSTSMFSLCLKDGTGILLALFAAYYFMTSLIVNVPGKLSFLFYHLSCISAIAVCIAEWTLTPPLRYPHIFPLLNAMFSCTHFLFFLAYFYFEMISSEYQVFAKKTS
- a CDS encoding hypothetical protein (NECATOR_CHRIV.G14752.T1), with translation MKNGKSGEDDGISTEMLKYLPLSGIREMTKITRSIWIEERIPDSWRYAIIIPLHKKLSVTDPMNYRRISLLRVMYKMLERIILDRLTKHREETTRDEQAGFRPCRSTIDQVLIVRRVIEIWQRYSKPVQLAFLDFEADFDSPYRGGLLNAIRADRVPGKFVRLLDDMNQRTTAAVRTPAGCTTPFEVVTGVRQGTVAE
- a CDS encoding hypothetical protein (NECATOR_CHRIV.G14750.T1); its protein translation is MIASSLIAMNSHSNSSNVQNMTPTAEPVDEINSLTISGKKKKRIAGRCDMELGDVTPHNVKQLKTLNSCILPVPYNAKFYANVVADGEMSKLAYVNDIVVGAVCCRIDEYEGKRSLYIMTLGTLAPYRQLGVGNMLLNYVFSLTAKDPTIENIFLHVQTSNETALNFYKNRGFEQVGVEENYYKHVEPKDAYTMVKRIKT
- a CDS encoding hypothetical protein (NECATOR_CHRIV.G14753.T1) is translated as MRDRPVISIENYTIYCGDADENKVAERTSDNGDRLIDLCEQTGLIIASTFKRNHRRNQLTWQGSTLLTPEEQRKRKMRTLTFQLDYVLARNIPQSEIRKSRAVWDVVFDSDTSPVLLTFKIRFHKRNRRVPLQPKIDMAGLKDEECRTKFRQRVSIHVGVRTRKKLSDADSTKIIQDATRETIPFLLPREKFAFAFAETNSTYNSVCIAQHW
- a CDS encoding hypothetical protein (NECATOR_CHRIV.G14751.T2), which codes for MYGSETWAAPSTVMERLDCAELKLLRRLLGYFWPRVCHNEDLYAEIDVVYRRMTRGKHQHLAPPSKVAKVNRLRFFGHISRRPADRLVQRVLRSLSGSSWKKATWPKMEVLD